One Lasioglossum baleicum chromosome 6, iyLasBale1, whole genome shotgun sequence genomic window carries:
- the LOC143209659 gene encoding putative E3 ubiquitin-protein ligase RNF144A isoform X1, whose translation MCIASTKHEPGMPSLHSLVVRRAPLMDMGTATSSVTSVNPSTKITTNQKKAEKSNKLTGVRLPLLRKEASVVNLSLTERTTLGKGVDSPLLRPESSASLEARGSSWLSLGPGVLRKCETAVGLSTSALEGRPINRSRVCSRCSSLLSLASSSRYSLAAGNFVPAGSQQVLGCLFCKLCLVEISLSKTFKIEGCGCSYCKDCMKAYVEFEIEEGAYEISCPDAQCDHGSILSVKEIASLVTPELMEKHHKFRLNRDVSMDKARAWCPRAGCETICSINAPGSNGTAVGPVHCPNCSIDFCSICRESWHNGPCSDLSLGIPFDGDHIKCCPMCSVPIEKDEGCAQMMCKRCKHVFCWYCLASLDDDFLLRHYDKGPCKNKLGHSRASVIWHRTQVIGIFAGFGLLLLLASPLLLLAAPCIVCCKCRVCGSSRLEQEEGDTAT comes from the exons ATGTGTATAGCAAGCACAAAACATGAACCG GGGATGCCCAGCCTACATTCGCTCGTCGTTCGACGAGCTCCGCTAATGGATATGGGTACTGCTACCAGCTCCGTGACATCTGTAAACCCTTCTACCAAAATTACTACCAATCAGAAAAAGGCTGAAAAGTCGAATAAACTAACCGGAGTCAGATTACCTTTGTTACGCAAAGAGGCGAGCGTGGTCAATCTTTCCCTGACGGAAAGAACAACATTGGGAAAAGGGGTAGATTCACCTTTACTTAGACCCGAGAGCAGCGCAAGTTTGGAAGCTCGCGGTAGTAGCTGGTTAAGCTTGGGTCCAGGCGTATTAAGGAAATGCGAAACTGCAGTAGGTTTGAGCACTTCCGCTTTGGAGGGCAGACCTATAAATCGCAGTCGAGTATGTTCTCGTTGCTCCAGTTTGTTGTCGCTGGCTTCCAGTTCACGTTATAGTTTGGCCGCGGGCAATTTTGTTCCGGCAGGCTCTCAGCAAGTGCTCGGATGTCTTTTTTGTAAATTATGTCTTGTTGAAATTTCTCTTTCTAAAACGTTTAAAATAGAAGGCTGTGGTTGTTCCTATTGTAAAGAT TGTATGAAAGCGTACGTCGAGTTTGAAATTGAAGAAGGCGCGTACGAAATTAGTTGTCCCGACGCGCAATGCGACCACGGATCGATACTTTCTGTAAAAGAAATAGCGAGCCTGGTTACTCCGGAACTTATGGAAAAACATCACAAGTTTCGATTGAATAGAG ATGTGTCTATGGATAAAGCACGTGCCTGGTGTCCACGTGCAGGTTGCGAAACGATATGTTCGATAAATGCTCCTGGCTCGAACGGAACCGCTGTTGGGCCTGTTCATTGTCCTAATTGCTCTATAGACTTTTGTTCTATATGTAGAGAGTCTTGGCACAACGGTCCTTGTTCTGATCTTTCATTAGGTATACCATTCGATGGTGACCATATTAAATGCTGTCCCATGTGTTCTGTACCTATTGAAAAGGACGAAGGATGTGCTCAAATGATGTGCAAGAGGTGTAAACATGTTTTTTGCTGGTATTGTTTAGCTTCCTTAGAT GACGACTTTTTATTGCGACATTACGACAAAGGaccatgtaaaaataaattgggTCATTCGCGTGCGTCGGTCATTTGGCACAGAACACAAGTCATTGGAATTTTTGCTGGATTTGGGTTACTCTTGCTTCTTGCATCGCCGTTACTTTTATTGGCTGCGCCTTGTATTGTCTGTTGTAAATGTCGTGTTTGTGGCTCTTCTAGACTCGAACAGGAAGAAGGTGATACCGCAACATAG
- the LOC143209659 gene encoding putative E3 ubiquitin-protein ligase RNF144A isoform X2 — protein MPSLHSLVVRRAPLMDMGTATSSVTSVNPSTKITTNQKKAEKSNKLTGVRLPLLRKEASVVNLSLTERTTLGKGVDSPLLRPESSASLEARGSSWLSLGPGVLRKCETAVGLSTSALEGRPINRSRVCSRCSSLLSLASSSRYSLAAGNFVPAGSQQVLGCLFCKLCLVEISLSKTFKIEGCGCSYCKDCMKAYVEFEIEEGAYEISCPDAQCDHGSILSVKEIASLVTPELMEKHHKFRLNRDVSMDKARAWCPRAGCETICSINAPGSNGTAVGPVHCPNCSIDFCSICRESWHNGPCSDLSLGIPFDGDHIKCCPMCSVPIEKDEGCAQMMCKRCKHVFCWYCLASLDDDFLLRHYDKGPCKNKLGHSRASVIWHRTQVIGIFAGFGLLLLLASPLLLLAAPCIVCCKCRVCGSSRLEQEEGDTAT, from the exons ATGCCCAGCCTACATTCGCTCGTCGTTCGACGAGCTCCGCTAATGGATATGGGTACTGCTACCAGCTCCGTGACATCTGTAAACCCTTCTACCAAAATTACTACCAATCAGAAAAAGGCTGAAAAGTCGAATAAACTAACCGGAGTCAGATTACCTTTGTTACGCAAAGAGGCGAGCGTGGTCAATCTTTCCCTGACGGAAAGAACAACATTGGGAAAAGGGGTAGATTCACCTTTACTTAGACCCGAGAGCAGCGCAAGTTTGGAAGCTCGCGGTAGTAGCTGGTTAAGCTTGGGTCCAGGCGTATTAAGGAAATGCGAAACTGCAGTAGGTTTGAGCACTTCCGCTTTGGAGGGCAGACCTATAAATCGCAGTCGAGTATGTTCTCGTTGCTCCAGTTTGTTGTCGCTGGCTTCCAGTTCACGTTATAGTTTGGCCGCGGGCAATTTTGTTCCGGCAGGCTCTCAGCAAGTGCTCGGATGTCTTTTTTGTAAATTATGTCTTGTTGAAATTTCTCTTTCTAAAACGTTTAAAATAGAAGGCTGTGGTTGTTCCTATTGTAAAGAT TGTATGAAAGCGTACGTCGAGTTTGAAATTGAAGAAGGCGCGTACGAAATTAGTTGTCCCGACGCGCAATGCGACCACGGATCGATACTTTCTGTAAAAGAAATAGCGAGCCTGGTTACTCCGGAACTTATGGAAAAACATCACAAGTTTCGATTGAATAGAG ATGTGTCTATGGATAAAGCACGTGCCTGGTGTCCACGTGCAGGTTGCGAAACGATATGTTCGATAAATGCTCCTGGCTCGAACGGAACCGCTGTTGGGCCTGTTCATTGTCCTAATTGCTCTATAGACTTTTGTTCTATATGTAGAGAGTCTTGGCACAACGGTCCTTGTTCTGATCTTTCATTAGGTATACCATTCGATGGTGACCATATTAAATGCTGTCCCATGTGTTCTGTACCTATTGAAAAGGACGAAGGATGTGCTCAAATGATGTGCAAGAGGTGTAAACATGTTTTTTGCTGGTATTGTTTAGCTTCCTTAGAT GACGACTTTTTATTGCGACATTACGACAAAGGaccatgtaaaaataaattgggTCATTCGCGTGCGTCGGTCATTTGGCACAGAACACAAGTCATTGGAATTTTTGCTGGATTTGGGTTACTCTTGCTTCTTGCATCGCCGTTACTTTTATTGGCTGCGCCTTGTATTGTCTGTTGTAAATGTCGTGTTTGTGGCTCTTCTAGACTCGAACAGGAAGAAGGTGATACCGCAACATAG